From one Bradyrhizobium sp. Ash2021 genomic stretch:
- a CDS encoding PHB depolymerase family esterase has translation MLKQDIVREATRLTRAGQLVEATALLQRMLRGESAPEATSRTTGGIALTGREPPIIDAKANTIEETDSAHLARVTTAQPRMLGALLDRTKERSGLGMRSVIKRAPLSTRDIVPEGARFIDGTYSNPAGSRAYRLFIPSRYQGEPLPLVVMLHGCTQSPDDFAAGTRMNFIAEEQTCFVVYPAQRSEANQAKCWNWFRTADQQRGRGEPSLIAGITRRIMRDYSVDPKRVYVGGLSAGAAAAAIMGATYNDLYAAIGVHSGLACGAAIDLPSAFVAMRQGGGSDDRVILGDGPPVPTIVFHGDRDITVHPNNGDHILEQSMRTTNTQKKVHRGRVPGGHAFTRTIHTDASGRGIFEHWNIHGAGHAWSGGSPAGSYTDPRGPDATREMLRFFLDHSLPQQAG, from the coding sequence ATGCTAAAACAGGACATAGTTCGCGAAGCCACACGCCTCACGCGCGCGGGCCAACTCGTCGAGGCCACCGCACTCCTTCAGCGCATGCTTCGCGGTGAGAGCGCACCAGAGGCGACATCGCGCACCACCGGTGGCATCGCTCTTACAGGACGCGAGCCGCCAATCATTGACGCGAAGGCCAATACTATTGAGGAGACAGATAGTGCGCACTTAGCGCGGGTCACAACCGCTCAACCGCGCATGCTCGGCGCGTTGCTCGATCGCACAAAGGAGCGCTCCGGGCTCGGAATGCGAAGTGTGATTAAGCGCGCCCCGCTGTCCACGCGGGACATCGTGCCGGAGGGCGCAAGGTTCATCGACGGTACCTACAGCAATCCTGCGGGAAGCCGTGCCTACAGGCTCTTCATCCCCAGCCGTTATCAGGGGGAACCGCTTCCTTTGGTCGTCATGCTACACGGCTGCACCCAGTCGCCAGATGATTTCGCCGCCGGTACGAGGATGAATTTTATCGCAGAAGAACAAACTTGCTTTGTGGTCTATCCTGCACAGCGCAGCGAGGCAAACCAGGCGAAATGCTGGAACTGGTTTCGCACAGCCGACCAGCAGCGGGGCAGAGGTGAACCTTCGCTTATCGCGGGCATCACTCGCCGAATCATGCGCGACTATTCGGTTGACCCAAAACGCGTCTACGTTGGTGGACTGTCGGCCGGAGCGGCCGCTGCTGCTATCATGGGAGCAACGTACAACGATCTGTACGCGGCAATCGGCGTACATTCTGGCCTCGCCTGTGGGGCCGCCATTGACCTTCCCTCTGCGTTTGTCGCCATGCGACAAGGTGGCGGGTCCGATGACAGGGTAATTCTAGGTGACGGGCCACCTGTCCCGACCATTGTTTTTCACGGTGATCGCGACATCACAGTGCATCCAAACAACGGCGATCATATTCTTGAGCAGTCTATGAGAACAACGAACACGCAAAAGAAGGTGCATCGCGGGCGGGTACCCGGAGGACACGCCTTTACCCGCACGATCCATACCGATGCGAGCGGACGCGGAATTTTTGAGCACTGGAACATCCATGGAGCTGGACACGCGTGGTCGGGAGGCAGCCCTGCTGGCTCTTACACTGATCCGCGAGGACCGGACGCCACGAGGGAAATGCTGCGTTTCTTCCTCGATCATTCGCTCCCACAGCAGGCAGGTTAG
- the ubiA gene encoding 4-hydroxybenzoate octaprenyltransferase, with the protein MSDATARVADATGNWVDTRAPSWSRPYLRLSRFDRPIGSWLLLMPCWWSAALAADVSRAIGQLPLVVVLFFIGAFVMRGAGCTWNDITDRDLDAKVERTRSRPIPAGQVSVPQALAFLVLQALIGLLVLLQFNRFAVMTGIASLIIVAVYPFMKRITWWPQVVLGLAFSWGALMGFAVILGRIDLTALALYAGSIAWVIGYDTIYAHQDAEDDALIGIKSTARLFGARTHRALAVFYTLAVALIGIALVLAGARWPAWIGLAAFAAHLVWQIRRLEISDPALCLRIFKSNRDAGLLLFAGLLVDAVMRASV; encoded by the coding sequence ATGAGCGACGCCACCGCCCGCGTCGCCGATGCGACCGGCAACTGGGTCGACACCCGCGCGCCGTCGTGGTCGCGGCCCTATTTGCGGCTCTCGCGTTTCGACCGGCCGATCGGATCGTGGCTGCTGTTGATGCCATGCTGGTGGTCGGCGGCGCTGGCTGCCGACGTCTCGCGCGCAATCGGCCAACTGCCCCTCGTCGTCGTGCTGTTCTTCATCGGCGCCTTTGTGATGCGCGGGGCGGGGTGCACCTGGAACGACATCACCGATCGCGATCTCGATGCAAAAGTCGAGCGGACGCGGTCGCGGCCGATACCGGCTGGCCAGGTGAGCGTGCCGCAGGCGCTCGCCTTCCTGGTGCTGCAGGCGCTGATCGGGCTGCTCGTGCTGCTGCAATTCAACCGCTTCGCGGTCATGACCGGCATCGCCTCGCTGATCATCGTCGCGGTCTATCCCTTCATGAAGCGCATCACCTGGTGGCCGCAGGTCGTGCTTGGGCTGGCCTTCTCCTGGGGCGCGCTGATGGGATTTGCCGTCATCCTCGGACGGATCGACCTGACCGCGCTCGCGCTCTATGCCGGCTCGATCGCCTGGGTGATCGGCTACGACACCATCTACGCGCATCAGGACGCCGAGGACGACGCGCTGATCGGCATCAAATCCACCGCGCGCCTGTTCGGCGCGCGCACCCATCGGGCGCTGGCAGTGTTCTACACGCTCGCGGTCGCGCTGATCGGCATTGCGCTGGTGCTGGCGGGGGCGCGATGGCCGGCATGGATCGGGCTTGCCGCGTTCGCGGCGCATCTGGTCTGGCAGATCAGGCGATTGGAGATCAGCGATCCCGCGCTATGCCTGCGGATCTTCAAATCCAACCGCGACGCGGGGCTGCTGCTGTTTGCGGGATTGCTGGTGGATGCGGTGATGCGGGCGAGCGTGTAA
- a CDS encoding cytochrome P460 family protein — MKKSTPISLVISVSIAVLAAGVAISAQDKYTVQVPNGLAFSEFRGYEDWPVIAISENEGVIAAIVGNPVMIDAYRQGVPDIGKPFPDGAKMAKIHWNPKKQEAYPGQPTVPGTQHDVDFMVKDSKRFADSGGWGWGAFDYDAASDTFKPATVADNPPQENDAKCGFACHTVVQNRDYVFTEYGKR, encoded by the coding sequence ATGAAGAAAAGCACGCCGATCAGTCTGGTTATTTCAGTGTCGATCGCCGTCTTGGCGGCCGGTGTCGCGATTTCCGCGCAGGACAAATACACTGTGCAAGTGCCGAATGGGCTCGCGTTCTCTGAGTTCAGGGGATACGAGGACTGGCCGGTGATCGCGATCAGTGAGAACGAAGGCGTAATTGCTGCGATCGTTGGCAATCCGGTGATGATCGACGCCTATAGGCAGGGCGTGCCCGACATTGGCAAGCCTTTCCCAGACGGCGCAAAGATGGCGAAAATTCATTGGAACCCGAAAAAACAAGAGGCGTACCCCGGTCAGCCAACGGTGCCAGGTACCCAGCATGACGTTGATTTCATGGTGAAGGACAGCAAGAGGTTCGCGGACAGCGGCGGATGGGGATGGGGTGCGTTCGACTATGACGCGGCGTCCGATACGTTTAAGCCCGCCACCGTGGCGGACAATCCGCCCCAGGAAAACGACGCGAAGTGCGGGTTCGCGTGCCACACGGTGGTGCAGAACCGCGACTACGTATTCACGGAGTATGGAAAGAGGTGA
- a CDS encoding 3'(2'),5'-bisphosphate nucleotidase CysQ: protein MADADTIDNTSARDAALLTDTVREAGALALSLFRTELKNWTKGVSSPVSEADIAVNDLLERRLRAATPDYGWLSEESVDDEQRLGKPLVWIVDPIDGTRGYLAGREDWCVSVALVAGATPVLAAVFAPVGEEFFFAARGQGATLNDVAVSATAGTELDFSRMAGPKPLVQRLSPSAEEITLFPRIGSLALRLCRVAQGSLDAAFAGGQSRDWDLAAANLIVQEANGRMTALSGDTIEYNRREVAHGVLVAAGHDRHARIVEHFRNRPLP from the coding sequence TTGGCGGACGCTGACACGATCGACAACACCAGCGCACGCGATGCCGCCCTGCTGACCGACACCGTGCGGGAGGCGGGCGCGCTGGCGCTGTCGCTGTTTCGCACCGAGTTGAAGAACTGGACCAAGGGCGTCTCGTCGCCGGTCTCCGAGGCCGATATCGCCGTCAACGATCTGCTTGAACGCAGGCTGCGCGCGGCGACGCCGGACTATGGCTGGCTGTCGGAAGAAAGCGTCGACGACGAGCAGCGTCTCGGCAAGCCGCTGGTCTGGATCGTCGATCCCATCGACGGCACCCGCGGCTATCTCGCGGGCCGCGAAGACTGGTGCGTCAGCGTGGCGCTGGTGGCGGGCGCAACACCGGTGCTGGCGGCGGTGTTCGCGCCGGTCGGCGAAGAGTTTTTCTTTGCCGCGCGCGGGCAGGGCGCGACGCTCAACGACGTTGCGGTGTCGGCGACCGCCGGCACCGAGCTGGATTTTTCCCGCATGGCCGGCCCCAAACCGCTGGTGCAGCGGCTGAGCCCGTCTGCGGAAGAAATCACGCTGTTTCCGCGAATCGGTTCATTGGCGCTGCGGCTGTGCCGGGTCGCGCAGGGCAGCCTCGATGCCGCTTTTGCGGGCGGCCAGAGCCGCGACTGGGACCTTGCGGCGGCCAATTTGATCGTGCAGGAAGCGAATGGTAGGATGACGGCGCTCTCGGGGGACACGATCGAGTACAATCGCCGGGAGGTGGCGCACGGGGTGCTGGTGGCAGCGGGACACGATCGTCATGCACGCATTGTCGAGCATTTTCGAAACCGTCCGTTGCCCTGA
- a CDS encoding DUF305 domain-containing protein produces the protein MFRGPHKTLSRSRLAGGTAVSPTLRLSVGSHLAAIAVGAVAAAAYLTVYSNNPQSLADYISAICAKPFGSAPAAEAPYLAENVSAMTKMMIDMGIRPSGDVDTDFVAMMVPHHQGAIEMAQAELRYGRNEPLRRMAQEIIVTQLQEITAMRLSLGQALPPSVPSPDQIPPAAMSDSKIE, from the coding sequence ATGTTCCGCGGGCCGCACAAGACGTTGTCGCGGTCGCGGCTGGCCGGAGGCACCGCTGTGTCGCCAACCCTTCGCTTGTCAGTAGGCTCACACCTCGCGGCGATCGCGGTCGGCGCTGTTGCCGCGGCAGCATATCTGACTGTCTATTCGAACAACCCGCAATCGCTTGCAGACTACATCTCAGCAATCTGCGCGAAGCCTTTTGGTTCCGCGCCTGCCGCGGAGGCTCCGTACCTCGCCGAGAATGTCAGCGCGATGACAAAGATGATGATCGACATGGGTATCAGGCCGTCGGGCGATGTCGATACCGACTTTGTGGCGATGATGGTGCCCCACCATCAGGGTGCGATTGAGATGGCGCAGGCCGAACTCCGTTACGGACGCAATGAGCCACTCCGGCGCATGGCTCAGGAAATCATCGTCACCCAGCTGCAAGAGATCACTGCGATGCGGTTGTCGCTGGGCCAAGCACTGCCGCCGTCGGTACCGTCGCCTGATCAAATCCCGCCCGCGGCAATGAGCGATTCGAAAATCGAGTAA
- a CDS encoding DUF6101 family protein, whose product MRRQTSTSGINPAGSSRVMRLDPLSLPLSFHAQDTRADGGVRRIELHRERVVLHRAVQGMQMAVNVRVSDFLGVALRGLDDAQMLVLVHRDPSLNIPLGVSSDREEITSAWQMWSDIFQLPQLPEDQPSEPAVRRRRHNAIRARRPKFLVRRRGGDLLNPANIHQGEREIIARD is encoded by the coding sequence GTGAGGCGTCAAACATCAACAAGCGGGATCAATCCCGCCGGGTCGAGCCGTGTCATGCGGCTCGACCCTCTTTCTCTTCCGCTCAGCTTCCATGCGCAGGATACCCGCGCAGACGGCGGCGTGCGGAGAATCGAACTTCACCGCGAACGCGTCGTGCTGCACCGTGCCGTCCAGGGCATGCAGATGGCCGTCAACGTTCGCGTCAGCGACTTTCTCGGTGTTGCCTTGCGCGGCCTCGACGACGCGCAGATGCTGGTGCTGGTCCATCGCGACCCGTCATTGAACATCCCACTCGGCGTGAGCTCCGACCGCGAGGAGATTACTTCCGCCTGGCAGATGTGGAGCGACATCTTCCAGCTGCCGCAATTGCCGGAAGACCAGCCGAGCGAACCGGCGGTCCGGCGCCGGCGTCACAACGCGATCCGCGCGCGGCGTCCGAAATTTCTGGTGCGGCGCCGCGGCGGCGACCTGCTCAACCCTGCGAATATCCATCAGGGCGAGCGCGAGATCATCGCGCGGGATTAG
- a CDS encoding CopG family transcriptional regulator: MADNVHELRPKPADTEKITINLGYVDLGHVDLMVQEGFYSNRTDFIRTAIRNQLERHADVVKQSTARKSLDLGLRNYSREDLEAARRAGEKLHINVLGLATIAQDVTPELARATIASISVLGALHASPAVKAALADRTR, encoded by the coding sequence ATGGCTGACAATGTCCACGAACTCCGACCAAAGCCCGCTGACACCGAGAAAATCACGATCAATCTTGGTTATGTCGATCTTGGTCACGTCGATTTAATGGTGCAGGAAGGGTTCTACTCGAACCGTACCGACTTCATTCGGACCGCAATCCGCAACCAGCTCGAACGCCACGCAGACGTGGTCAAGCAGTCCACGGCACGAAAAAGTCTGGACCTCGGTCTGCGGAACTACAGCCGCGAGGATCTCGAAGCGGCGCGGCGAGCCGGCGAGAAGCTGCACATCAATGTTCTAGGCCTTGCCACTATCGCCCAAGACGTCACACCCGAGCTTGCTCGAGCGACGATTGCCTCAATCTCCGTGCTGGGAGCTTTGCATGCCAGTCCGGCGGTCAAGGCCGCTCTCGCCGACAGGACGCGGTGA
- a CDS encoding TldD/PmbA family protein: protein MSGILFVNSSPSKASPSKASPSKASPRSSKDATSDLFDQSALSTLAQRLVEAARRAGADAADAVAVRGVSQGVEVRDGRVEESERSEGDDVGLRVLVGKRQAVVSTNDISGDGVAKLAERAVAMARVAPDDKYVGLADPSLLAREFPDLDLLDRKVPSTSELERRAMEAEAAGLAVKGVSKSGGASASSGIGGMVLVTSTGFHGSYLRSSQGISMTAISGDGTGMERDYDFTSAPHASDLASPESVGRRAGERTVARSNPRKVETCKVPVVFDPRVAGSLVGHLVGAVNGASIARKTSFLKDRLGEQLFAGNIRIIDDPLRVRGLRSQTFDVEGVKVKKLAIIDDGVLTTWLLDSATARELGMVTTGHAHRGVSSSPSPSSYNLHLEAGELTPKQLISDIKQGFYVTDLIGSGVNGVTGDYSRGASGFWIENGEITYPVSEVTIAGHLLPMFKSLVPANDLEFRYGVNAPTLRIEGLTLGGR from the coding sequence ATGTCAGGGATTTTGTTTGTGAACTCTTCACCATCCAAGGCTTCACCATCCAAGGCTTCACCATCCAAGGCTTCGCCGCGTTCGTCGAAAGACGCGACCTCCGACCTGTTCGACCAATCCGCGCTCTCGACGCTGGCGCAGCGCCTCGTCGAGGCCGCCAGGCGCGCGGGCGCTGACGCCGCCGACGCGGTGGCGGTGCGCGGCGTGTCGCAGGGCGTCGAAGTGCGCGACGGGCGCGTCGAGGAGTCCGAGCGTTCCGAAGGCGACGATGTCGGATTGCGCGTGCTGGTCGGCAAGCGCCAGGCGGTGGTTTCGACCAACGACATCAGCGGCGATGGCGTCGCCAAGCTCGCCGAGCGCGCGGTGGCGATGGCGCGCGTTGCGCCCGACGACAAATATGTCGGCCTCGCCGATCCGTCGCTGTTGGCGCGCGAATTTCCCGATCTCGATTTGCTCGACCGCAAGGTCCCGTCGACGTCGGAACTCGAGCGCCGCGCCATGGAGGCGGAAGCCGCAGGCCTCGCGGTCAAGGGCGTCAGCAAATCCGGCGGCGCGTCCGCCTCGAGCGGTATCGGTGGCATGGTGCTGGTGACCTCCACCGGTTTCCACGGCTCTTATCTGCGCTCGAGCCAGGGCATCTCGATGACCGCGATTTCCGGCGACGGCACCGGCATGGAGCGCGACTACGATTTCACGTCGGCGCCGCATGCCTCCGATCTCGCCTCGCCTGAAAGCGTCGGCCGCAGGGCGGGCGAACGCACGGTTGCAAGGTCCAATCCGCGCAAGGTCGAGACCTGCAAGGTGCCCGTGGTGTTCGATCCGAGGGTCGCGGGATCGCTGGTCGGCCATCTCGTCGGCGCGGTCAACGGCGCATCGATCGCGCGCAAGACCAGTTTCCTGAAAGACCGGCTGGGCGAGCAGTTGTTTGCCGGCAACATCCGCATCATCGACGATCCCCTGCGGGTGCGCGGCCTGCGTTCGCAGACCTTCGACGTCGAGGGCGTCAAGGTCAAGAAGCTCGCGATCATCGATGACGGCGTGCTGACCACCTGGCTCCTGGATTCCGCAACCGCCCGCGAGCTCGGCATGGTCACGACCGGGCACGCCCATCGCGGCGTATCGTCGTCGCCGTCGCCGTCTTCCTATAATCTGCATCTCGAAGCGGGCGAGCTGACGCCGAAACAGCTGATCTCCGATATTAAACAGGGATTTTACGTCACCGATCTGATCGGCTCGGGCGTCAATGGCGTCACCGGCGACTACAGCCGCGGCGCGTCCGGCTTCTGGATCGAGAACGGCGAGATCACCTATCCCGTCAGCGAAGTGACGATCGCGGGCCATCTGCTGCCGATGTTCAAATCGCTGGTCCCGGCCAACGATCTGGAATTCCGCTACGGCGTCAATGCGCCGACGCTGCGCATCGAGGGTTTGACGCTTGGCGGACGCTGA
- a CDS encoding lysophospholipid acyltransferase family protein: MKRLVRDLLRSSWVQRALGFLAAEYLRLVWLTNRFSYDPVDVYEQVEPLMPAILAFWHGQHFMTPFIKTKESYRAKVLISRHRDGEFNAIAAERLGIRTIRGSGDHGGAFHRKGGVGAFREMVLALEEGWNVATTADVPKRARVVGLGLIMLARESGRPILPFAMVTSRFLRLKNWDSSTINLPFGRGAVVGIDAVYVPPDADAETMEKLRLQVETYLNEATRRAYAAVGRPEAALG, from the coding sequence TTGAAAAGATTAGTTCGCGATTTGCTGCGCAGCAGCTGGGTTCAGCGCGCGCTGGGTTTCCTCGCGGCCGAATATCTGCGGCTGGTCTGGCTGACCAACCGGTTCAGCTACGACCCGGTCGATGTCTATGAGCAGGTCGAGCCGCTCATGCCGGCGATCCTCGCGTTCTGGCATGGCCAACACTTCATGACGCCGTTTATCAAGACCAAGGAGTCCTACCGGGCAAAGGTGCTGATCTCGCGGCATCGCGACGGCGAATTCAACGCGATCGCCGCGGAACGGCTCGGCATTCGCACGATCCGGGGCTCCGGCGATCATGGCGGGGCCTTTCACCGCAAGGGTGGCGTCGGCGCCTTCAGGGAGATGGTGCTGGCGCTGGAGGAGGGCTGGAATGTAGCGACCACCGCCGACGTGCCGAAGCGCGCGCGGGTCGTGGGCCTCGGCCTGATCATGCTGGCGCGGGAGTCCGGACGGCCGATCCTGCCGTTTGCGATGGTCACCAGCCGGTTCCTCCGGCTGAAAAACTGGGACTCGTCTACCATCAATTTGCCATTCGGGCGCGGCGCAGTGGTAGGTATTGATGCCGTATACGTGCCGCCTGACGCCGACGCCGAGACCATGGAAAAACTGCGGCTGCAGGTGGAAACTTACCTGAACGAAGCGACCCGCCGCGCCTATGCAGCCGTCGGGCGTCCGGAGGCAGCGCTTGGCTAA
- a CDS encoding 16S rRNA (uracil(1498)-N(3))-methyltransferase, whose translation MPELDFRAPRLFVDAPLSPGQSVTLERNQSNYLGNVLRLSAGESILVFNGRDGEWQAEIAGRKRPDSLTITAQTRPQDRLPDIAYVFAPLKHARLDYMVQKAVEMGASSLQPVLTRFTQVSRVNGERMRANVIEAAEQCGILSLAEVAEPVPFDRFLSQRESTRLLVFCDEAAEVENPLQALQGAAAAAGIDVLIGPEGGFAEEERALLLRQPQTLRLALGPRILRADTAGVAALALVQAARGDWGGSG comes from the coding sequence ATGCCTGAACTCGACTTTCGCGCCCCCCGTTTGTTCGTCGATGCCCCCTTGAGCCCGGGGCAATCGGTCACGCTCGAGCGGAACCAGAGCAACTATCTGGGCAACGTGCTGCGGCTTTCCGCCGGCGAATCGATCCTGGTTTTCAACGGACGCGACGGCGAGTGGCAGGCCGAGATTGCGGGCCGCAAACGGCCGGACAGCCTGACGATCACAGCCCAAACCCGGCCGCAGGATCGCCTGCCCGACATCGCCTATGTGTTCGCGCCGCTGAAACATGCGCGGCTCGACTACATGGTGCAGAAGGCGGTCGAAATGGGTGCGTCGTCGCTGCAGCCGGTTTTGACGCGATTCACCCAGGTCTCACGGGTCAATGGCGAGCGGATGCGCGCCAATGTCATCGAAGCCGCCGAGCAATGCGGCATCCTGAGCCTGGCCGAGGTCGCCGAGCCCGTGCCCTTCGATCGCTTCCTGAGCCAGCGCGAGAGCACGCGGCTGCTGGTGTTTTGCGACGAGGCCGCCGAGGTCGAAAATCCGTTGCAGGCGCTGCAGGGAGCCGCGGCCGCGGCCGGGATCGACGTCCTGATCGGCCCCGAGGGCGGATTTGCCGAGGAGGAGCGCGCGCTGTTGTTGCGGCAGCCGCAAACCTTGAGGCTTGCGCTGGGACCACGGATCCTGCGGGCCGACACCGCCGGCGTCGCGGCGCTGGCACTGGTACAGGCGGCGCGTGGCGACTGGGGCGGATCGGGCTAG
- a CDS encoding DUF4170 domain-containing protein, translated as MPDSAQPQLLHLVIGGELTDLEHTTFKDLDQVEIVGVYPNYASAHAAWKAKAQQTVDNAHMRYFVVHLHRLLDPGQEAKPSR; from the coding sequence ATGCCAGATAGTGCCCAGCCGCAATTGCTTCACCTCGTCATCGGCGGCGAGTTGACCGATCTCGAACACACGACGTTCAAGGATCTCGATCAGGTCGAAATCGTCGGCGTCTACCCCAATTACGCTTCGGCTCATGCGGCCTGGAAGGCGAAGGCGCAGCAGACCGTGGACAATGCCCACATGCGCTATTTCGTGGTCCACCTCCACCGGTTGCTGGATCCGGGTCAAGAAGCAAAGCCCTCCCGTTGA
- a CDS encoding YncE family protein, with translation MGRSSIVVVLLLTTALIGARYAVAGQAPSAASDPDIPISHQDRVYSAEQYSNTVSVTDPVDNKLVGTIRLGDPLPANLSPLYKGQLLVHGMGFSPDHRTIAVVAIGSNAVIFIDTATNSVKHITYVGRSPHEPFFTMDGSEVWVVVRGENYVSVLDGTTYEEKTRITVPNGPGMTIFSPDGKYGYVCSSFTPETEVITVADHKIVGRVPQASPFCPNIAATPDSKQVWFTLKDTGKTQVFDGQPPFALLKTLDTGPITNHVNIVRNANGMFAYVTIGGLNEIKVFRTDNFEQVATIPVGKLPHGIWPSGDGTRVYVGLENEDKVAAIDTLKNEVIATSPIGQAPQALVYVPDAVPAVSGTLNAAMTRMMVIPEGLGTNNLQPLGVAGQSAQLWLALPGANKEEKAPTSVSLSDQGLVQVLEAAVTGLEPGKPYLLALASEPSGTGVLEPLQGFMTNPAGAAVVNAIGPIRQLVRGEDKIPRRYLVILPGTPDNHGAAVQVQTE, from the coding sequence ATGGGACGCAGCTCAATTGTGGTCGTTCTGTTGCTCACGACAGCTCTTATCGGTGCCCGCTACGCCGTCGCCGGTCAGGCGCCGTCCGCCGCTTCCGATCCCGACATTCCCATCAGCCATCAAGATCGCGTCTACTCCGCTGAACAGTACTCGAACACCGTCTCCGTCACCGATCCCGTCGACAACAAGCTCGTTGGCACCATCCGTCTCGGCGATCCGCTGCCGGCCAATCTCAGTCCGCTCTATAAGGGCCAGCTGTTGGTGCACGGCATGGGGTTTTCGCCCGATCATCGCACCATTGCCGTTGTCGCCATCGGCTCGAATGCGGTGATCTTCATCGATACCGCGACCAATAGTGTAAAGCACATAACTTATGTTGGGCGCTCTCCGCACGAACCGTTCTTTACCATGGATGGCAGTGAGGTTTGGGTCGTCGTCCGCGGCGAGAACTACGTCTCCGTACTGGACGGCACAACTTACGAGGAGAAGACACGGATTACCGTTCCCAACGGTCCGGGCATGACGATCTTCTCCCCCGACGGCAAATACGGCTATGTCTGCTCATCCTTTACACCAGAGACCGAAGTCATCACCGTTGCCGATCACAAAATCGTCGGCAGGGTTCCGCAAGCCAGCCCGTTCTGTCCCAACATCGCCGCAACGCCGGACAGCAAGCAGGTCTGGTTTACCCTGAAAGACACCGGCAAGACCCAAGTGTTCGATGGGCAACCGCCATTCGCGCTCTTGAAGACCCTCGACACCGGTCCGATCACCAACCACGTCAATATCGTGCGCAATGCCAACGGCATGTTCGCCTATGTCACTATCGGCGGACTCAACGAAATTAAGGTGTTCCGCACTGACAATTTTGAGCAGGTCGCGACCATTCCGGTGGGTAAGTTACCGCACGGTATCTGGCCATCCGGGGACGGCACGCGAGTCTATGTCGGCCTCGAGAACGAGGATAAGGTAGCCGCAATTGATACACTAAAGAACGAAGTGATCGCGACTAGTCCGATCGGCCAAGCTCCGCAAGCCCTCGTATACGTGCCCGATGCCGTGCCTGCGGTGAGCGGCACCCTCAACGCGGCAATGACCAGAATGATGGTCATCCCCGAAGGTCTCGGAACCAACAACCTGCAGCCACTCGGCGTGGCTGGCCAATCGGCGCAGCTGTGGCTCGCGCTGCCGGGAGCAAACAAAGAGGAGAAAGCGCCCACCAGCGTTTCGCTGTCGGATCAGGGCTTGGTGCAAGTATTAGAGGCCGCGGTCACCGGGCTCGAGCCAGGAAAGCCATATCTGCTTGCGCTGGCGAGTGAGCCGTCGGGGACCGGCGTTCTCGAACCACTGCAAGGATTCATGACCAACCCCGCGGGCGCAGCCGTTGTTAATGCAATCGGACCAATCCGCCAGTTAGTGCGTGGCGAGGACAAGATCCCGCGTCGCTACCTGGTGATCCTTCCCGGCACTCCCGATAACCACGGTGCTGCCGTTCAAGTCCAAACGGAATGA